From the genome of Podospora bellae-mahoneyi strain CBS 112042 chromosome 2, whole genome shotgun sequence:
GGAAGCTGTCACTGCCAGTgtcccttcccttcccttgtGTAAGGTCTTCTCTCACACTTTTCTCTCTGTTGGGGACCAATGAGAACATCTCTAAAAGTCAGACAACGTCCTCCTTTTGCTCCTTTTCACGGACAGTTCTTTCCGCTTGTCTTGGGCTGATCCGTCCGAACCATTATCTATATACGAGATCAAGATATCCCCGCCCAGCGCCAGCCTTTTTCAGATCTCCCAAACGGCCCGCTTGGAAAGCCAATCGTTTAGAGGATAACCCGGCCGTCTTCAGCTTTCCTTTCGCCTCTCCAAGGATAGAAGGGTGGATATCACAGCCAGGGCCCCAGAGATTCTCGAACTTTTTTTACCTAAAACTCCCAACCAGGGGGACGCactcctcatcccaccctTTATCCGTTTCCATTTGTCCACAAACCCAGAAGCGAAACGCGAGTGTGGCGACACTTTAGGGAAAGACGAGACCGGACCGGGAAACGTCACCTATACCTATACCTTGCGCgttcccgccgccgctgctgcttctgaTCTTGTTGATAGGAAGTTTACCATTGACATTTCCTCCCAActacgacaacaccaccacactttCACACATCGCACTACACCACAGCCAGCGTATTTTGATTTTCTTGACGTTTTTGACAAAATCTAATATCTaatcccccctctcaccaccacccatcccctctcctccctcaaagcCGCAAAAATGCCCGCCAACACCCCAACAAAACAGCGTAAAATCGCCATTGTCGGCTCCCGCTCCGTCGGTCagttttcttctctctctctctctctctctctctctctctctctctctctctctctctctctctcccctccctaaCACACCTCTCCCACAGGTAAATCCTCGCTCGCGGTCCGCTACGTTGACGGGCACTTTGTCGAGTCGTACTACCCCACCATCGAAAACACCTTTAGCAAAGAGATTCGGTACAAGGGGCAGGACTATTCGACGGAAATTGTCGACACTGCGGGCCAGGATGAGTACAGCATCCTGAACAGCAAGCACTTTATTGGGATTCACGGGTACATGCTGGTGTACTCGGTCAGCAGCCTGCCGAGCTTTGAGATGGTGCAGGTGATTAGGGATAAGATTTTGAACCATTTGGTGAGTTGCGCGAGCGTTAGCGAGGGCTATACCATCGCTTTTTGCGAGAATTGGAGGGTAAATGTGGGATATTAGGCTGACTTGtgacgaaaaaaaaaatagggAACGGACTCGGTCCCCATCTGCATCGTGGGCAACAAGTCTGATCTTCGTCCTGAGCAGCGACAGGTCACGCCGGAAGAGGGGAAGGCGCTTTGCGAAAAGTTCAATTGCGCATGGACCGAGGCGAGCGCGAGGTATGATGAGAATGTGGCCAAGGCGTTTGAGCTGTTGATTGGGCAGATTGAGAAGACGCAGAAtcctggggaggaggtgggggggagtAAGTGTGTTTTGATGtgaaggatgggaagaggggagaagaggtggGGGGTAATGGATCGGAGATACCCAAGAGAGAGAAGTAAAGAGAGGGGGTAATGGACCTGGAATGGGACACCAcaacgttttttttttttttttttggtgattGGTTGCGAGGCTAGCGAGTAAAGTAGGGCATGGTGAAAGTGTCTTGTTACTTTGCTGGTTTGCCGCTGGGTTGGTTGTCACAGTTGTGAAGTGCCCTCGTTTTCAACAGGGGCATGTTCTCTACgtttttttgtctttttttttgttcacGATTTGATATGCGATGTATGAACCGGGGGAGGTTTAccttttcttgtcttttctttttcatcatctgttttctttttctcggcCGAGGTCGGCAACGGTTATATGTTTCGGGAAAGGGATGGGGAAACGAGAAACCAGGGGGCGTCGAACGGGTTTTGCGGTTGTTTGTTGATGTCTATTTTGTGTCATGTTGTGTATGATGAAGCGGGCGGCATAAGTCACAGGGGATCGATCCTACCATGCATATATCTTTCAAACAAAGTAAATAAATCTACGACACCCTTTACGGTTGTTGTTTatcttttttatttcttcgaCTAGATGCGATGGGCTGAAGGTTTTGCTTCAACCCACTGCGTTTGCTCGAGGAGACAAGAAAGGAAAACAATAACTGTGAAGGGTGTCGTGGATCTGATATGAACATATTTTCTCCCTCCTGAAAATTGACACTGGATGCTGGGCATGATCGACTGGTGGATGAGTATAGAAGGATCAAGGCTGACTGCTTGATAAGTCACAGATGGAAATACAGGTGACACGCATGTATAGATGAGCCGTTCGAAGTGACCGGCTCGAAGCAAGAGTCAACACCTCACTTCAACACAAAAACAAATAACAATACTTTTTCAGTTCAAATCATTACACACTCACAAAACTCCCTGCTTCCCATGCATCATCAAACTCTTTTTTATATTTCTACCAAAAAGCACTTAACGAATCGGAATCTCCTTtgtctcctccgccttcttggccttgccaGGGAAAGGGATAAAGTCAGGGGCGCCAGGAAGGTACTTGCGCAGTGGCTCTGGGATTTTGACGCCCTAAATCACATTGTCAGCACATCACATCACTCAACACACTCCCCCCAGGTCAAAAACTTACATCCTCAGTCTGGAAATTTTCCAAAATGGCGCAAATAGTTCTCGTGGTGGCGGTAAGCGTAGAGTTGAGGGCGTGGACATAggtcttcttgatctcggtCTGTTTCTTGACGCCGAAGCGGATCTCGAGGTCTCTGCTCTGGTAATCGGTGCAGTTGGAGCACGAGACCAGCTCCTTGAACTCTCCTTGGTGGGGGAACCAAGCCTCGAGAtcgagcttcttggaggCGGCGTTATTGAGCGCGCCGGAAACGATGGCCACGACGCGGTAGGGGATGCCGAGCGACTTGTAAAACTCCTCCGAGTTGGCAATCATCTGGTCAAACATCTCCCACGACTTCTCGGGATCCGTGAGGCAGAACTGCTCCACCTTGGTAAATTCGTGGACGCGGAAAATGCCCCAGACATCTCTGCCGTGCTAGAGGGGTGTGAGCAAATGTTTTTGCAGGATAGACGGGGGCAAAGGACATACAGCACCAGCCTCTTTGCGGAAGCATGTCGAGTAACCGGCATACTTGAGAGGGAGGTCCTTGGATTGAAGCCACTCGTCGCTGTGGAACGCGGAGATGGGCTGTTCCGAGGTCTGTTGGATGTCGGTATCAGAAGCATGCCAAGGTATTCTCATCGAATGTCACGGTGACACAAGTGCAAATAGGGGTAAAAAGGGGCTACTCACAGCGATCAGGTACTTGTCAGCTTGGTCGCCAGTGACCTTGTACAGCTCCTCGTCGAATCTGAACCAACGTTAGCATTTAACCTCTATCGTCAGTCCAGAAGGTGAACTAACTGTGAGAGCTGAGCGGTCTTGGCCATTTGCTCCTTAAGCATGAGCATAGGAGTGCCAAGAGCGATGTAGTCCTTCTGGTCCAAGAACTCGAGACCATAGTTGATGATAGCCCTGTTTGTCTCCCGTCAGTATCCTCTCTGCAGTTTCGAAAAGAGTGTCGAATACGTACTGGTTCAAGAAGAGGCCCCACTTCTTGAGGAAGTAACCACGATGGCCAACAACCTTGACACCTCTGACTGGGTCGTATCcgtcgagcttctcgagaacTTCGTGGTCTGTCCAACGTCATGTCTTAGCCATTGCTTCTTTCCAACCATAGACCTGCGGTGTTTCTCACGAGAAAGgacattcttcttctcaaacgTGACGCCCTCGGGAGCCCACGTCCGTACGACCTCGTTGTTGTCCTCGTTGTTAGACACAGGAACCGACTCGTGAACAAGATTTCCGATGGTCTTGAGCTTAGCGTTCAAGATCTGCTGCTTCTCAGCAGCCTGGGCGAGCAtgtccttc
Proteins encoded in this window:
- the SES1 gene encoding Cytosolic seryl-tRNA synthetase (EggNog:ENOG503NX0Y; COG:J), translating into MLDINDFIAERGGNPEKIRESQRKRHAPEEAVDEVIALFEDHRKTQYAATQFNAKINEVQKQIGPKKKAKEDVTELLAKKAELEKEKKDMLAQAAEKQQILNAKLKTIGNLVHESVPVSNNEDNNEVVRTWAPEGVTFEKKNVLSHHEVLEKLDGYDPVRGVKVVGHRGYFLKKWGLFLNQAIINYGLEFLDQKDYIALGTPMLMLKEQMAKTAQLSQFDEELYKVTGDQADKYLIATSEQPISAFHSDEWLQSKDLPLKYAGYSTCFRKEAGAHGRDVWGIFRVHEFTKVEQFCLTDPEKSWEMFDQMIANSEEFYKSLGIPYRVVAIVSGALNNAASKKLDLEAWFPHQGEFKELVSCSNCTDYQSRDLEIRFGVKKQTEIKKTYVHALNSTLTATTRTICAILENFQTEDGVKIPEPLRKYLPGAPDFIPFPGKAKKAEETKEIPIR
- the RHB1 gene encoding GTP-binding protein (EggNog:ENOG503NYZW; COG:S), with protein sequence MPANTPTKQRKIAIVGSRSVGKSSLAVRYVDGHFVESYYPTIENTFSKEIRYKGQDYSTEIVDTAGQDEYSILNSKHFIGIHGYMLVYSVSSLPSFEMVQVIRDKILNHLGTDSVPICIVGNKSDLRPEQRQVTPEEGKALCEKFNCAWTEASARYDENVAKAFELLIGQIEKTQNPGEEVGGSKCVLM